The following coding sequences lie in one Takifugu flavidus isolate HTHZ2018 chromosome 4, ASM371156v2, whole genome shotgun sequence genomic window:
- the slmapa gene encoding sarcolemma associated protein a isoform X8, giving the protein MPSALAVFACRPNSHPFQERHVYLDEPVKIGRSVARCRPAQNNATFDCKVLSRNHALVWFDHKTGKFYLQDTKSSNGTFINSQRLSRGSEESPPCEVLSGDIIQFGVDVTENTRKVTHGCIVSAIKLFLPDGNEARRRSDVIQPPLPLPIDKVAANTPSMYSQELFQLSQYLQEALHREQMLEQKLATLQRLLANTQEASESSWQALIDEDRLLSRLEVMGSQLQAYSKSQTEDGIRKELLALQEDKHNYETTAKESLRRVLQEKIEVVRKLAEVERSLSNTEDECTHLKEMSERGQEELRELANKYNAAVNEIKELTDKIKAAEGRQEELTQRGAKEKRELELRIEEMEEKEQVLQARIEALQADNDFTNERLAALQVRLEQLQEKSIKENNSLDNCHVNNSGEDSTRIQHFIECSSVKQLKESVSSSIHKLANFDEMLDVHLQNNQRAEDDILGSPDHLQGTQIDAKESDMSDTLSPSKDRSSDDTSDGNMEDQELNEPQNRVALLKAELHRAGLEPGDTEQVIHHLHRELLEAQEMANTGKQRCLELQALLEEERRSNCQQTEESTKQIQYLQSQLGKLQADMEALREQRESTICTTREELYSAQEEILVLRHAMEAATVEREQDIAALQADLGSVRSELEHWRSTAAKYGEEIGRLQEAFRQQQQHQNTATQLQVECGELQQRCACLQQECDGLRSERTALSDKLLRLETELSSTKEHSQVLSSNLVSLEKREEVLQDKLGSLENQHVQDASRLRTQLDQAQAHTHTLQKEYEDTQSQLLALRQRYERTEKEKLSIHQQLEQCKSSLKLLQDKTGSSGWSSWMPVIAVMVAVTAAVLYPNFSKSSAT; this is encoded by the exons ATGCCTTCTGCGCTGGCCGTGTTCGCCTGCCGACCCAACTCGCACCCGTTCCAGGAGCGACACGTGTACCTGGATGAGCCGGTCAAGATTGGCAGGTCCGTGGCTCGGTGTCGTCCAGCCCAGAACAATGCCACCTTTGACTGCAAGGTGCTGTCCAGGAATCATGCACTTGTCTGGTTCGACCACAAAACTGGCAAG TTCTACCTGCAGGACACTAAAAGCAGCAATGGAACCTTCATCAACAGCCAGAGGTTGAGCCGTGGCTCAGAGGAGAGTCCTCCCTGTGAAGTGCTGTCTGGAGACATCATTCAGTTTGGTGTAGACGTTACTGAGAACACACGTAAAG TTACTCATGGCTGCATCGTATCTGCAATCAAACTCTTCTTACCTGATGGAAATGAGGCGCGCAGACGAAGCGA TGTCATCCAGCCTCCCCTGCCACTGCCTATCGACAAG GTTGCTGCAAACACTCCCAGTATGTACTCTCAGGAACTGTTCCAGCTGTCCCAGTACCTGCAG GAAGCCTTACACAgagagcagatgttggagcAGAAGCTAGCGACTCTGCAGCGTCTTTTGGCTAACACTCAGGAGGCCTCAGAGAGCAGCTGGCAG GCCTTGATCGATGAAGACCGTCTGCTTTCCAGACTGGAAGTGATGGGCAGTCAGCTGCAGGCGTATTCTAAG TCCCAAACGGAGGATGGAATTCGTAAAGAACTCTTGGCTCTTCAGGAAGACAAACACAACTATGAGACAACTGCAAAGGAGTCTCTGAGGAGAGTTTTGCAGGAAAAGATTGAGGTGGTCCGAAAGCTTGCTGAGGTGGAG CGGTCTCTCAGCAACACGGAGGATGAGTGCACCCACCTGAAGGAGATGTCTGAAAGGGgccaggaggagctcagggagcTGGCCAACAAATATAATGCTGCAGTCAATGAGATCAAAGAGCTCACCGACAAAATTAAG gcagcagagggCCGGCAGGAGGAGCTGACCCAGCGGGGGGCGAAGGAGAAGAGGGAGTTGGAGTTACGGAttgaggagatggaggaaaaagagcaGGTTCTTCAGGCTCGCATCGAAGCTCTGCAGGCCGACAACGACTTCACCAATGAGCGGCTGGCTGCGCTGCAgg TGCGGttagagcagctgcaggaaaaaagcaTAAAAGAGAACAACAGCCTGG ACAACTGTCATGTTAACAACAGTGGAGAGGACTCAACTAGAATCCAACACTTTATAGAGTGTTCAT CTGTGAAACAGTTGAAGGAGAGTGTGAGTTCATCGATCCACAAACTGGCCAACTTTGATG aaaTGTTGGACGTACATTTACAGAACAACCAAAGGGCAGAAGACGACATCCTGGGCAGCCCTGATCATCTCCAAG GAACTCAGATTGACGCCAAAGAGTCGGATATGTCAGACACTCTGAGTCCCAGCAAAGACCGCAGCAGTGATGATACATCGG ATGGAAATATGGAGGACCAGGAGCTCAATGAACCACAGAACAGAGTAGCTTTGCTCAAAG CTGAGCTGCACCGGGCCGGTCTTGAGCCGGGAGACAcagagcaggtcatccaccatCTCCatagagaacttctggaggccCAGGAGATGGCCAACACTGGCAAACAGAGATGTCTGGAGTTACAAG CCCTgctagaggaggagaggagaagtaacTGCCAGCAGACTGAAGAGTCCACCAAGCAGATCCAGTACCTGCAGA GTCAGCTCGGAAAGCTGCAGGCGGATATGGAAGCTCtcagggagcagagggagagcacCATCTGCACCACCCGAGAGGAACTTTACTCCGCCCAAGAAGAG ATTCTTGTTTTGCGGCACGCCATGGAGGCTGCCACTGTGGAGCGCGAGCAGGATATAGCCGCCCTGCAGGCTGACCTGGGCTCCGTCAGATCCGAGTTGGAGCACTGGAGGAGCACAGCTGCGAAGTACGGGGAGGAGATAGGTCGTCTGCAGGAGGctttcaggcagcagcagcagcaccagaacacTGCCACCCAGCTGCAGG TGGAGTgtggtgagctgcagcagcggtgTGCCTGCTTGCAGCAGGAATGTGACGGCCTGAGAAGTGAAAGAACGGCTCTTTCAGACAAACTGCTGCGCCTGGAGACTGAACTCAGCAG CACCAAAGAGCACAGTCAAGTCCTCAGCAGCAATTTGGTGTCcctggagaaaagggaggaagtcCTGCAGGACAAGCTGGGTTCTCTAGAAAATCAACACGTGCAGGACGCCAGCAGGTTGAGGACccagctggaccaggctcaggcccacacacacacattacagaaGGAG taTGAAGACACACAGTCACAGCTTTTGGCGCTTCGTCAGCGTTACGAGAGGacggagaaggagaagctgagcatccaccagcagctggaacagtgcaaaagcagcctgaagctgctgcaggacaagaCCGGCTCT AGTggctggagctcctggatgcCGGTCATCGCAGTGATGGTCGCCGTGACGGCAGCTGTGCTCTATCCCAACTTCTCCAAGAGCAGCGCCACCtag
- the slmapa gene encoding sarcolemma associated protein a isoform X2 — translation MPSALAVFACRPNSHPFQERHVYLDEPVKIGRSVARCRPAQNNATFDCKVLSRNHALVWFDHKTGKFYLQDTKSSNGTFINSQRLSRGSEESPPCEVLSGDIIQFGVDVTENTRKVTHGCIVSAIKLFLPDGNEARRRSDVIQPPLPLPIDKVAANTPSMYSQELFQLSQYLQEALHREQMLEQKLATLQRLLANTQEASESSWQALIDEDRLLSRLEVMGSQLQAYSKSQTEDGIRKELLALQEDKHNYETTAKESLRRVLQEKIEVVRKLAEVERSLSNTEDECTHLKEMSERGQEELRELANKYNAAVNEIKELTDKIKAAEGRQEELTQRGAKEKRELELRIEEMEEKEQVLQARIEALQADNDFTNERLAALQVRLEQLQEKSIKENNSLDDDIVSHGVVEEPVKDEQSLQTPETQREDGDDEDEDTDTDDGAVGHDEDIDDNCHVNNSGEDSTRIQHFIECSSVKQLKESVSSSIHKLANFDEMLDVHLQNNQRAEDDILGSPDHLQGTQIDAKESDMSDTLSPSKDRSSDDTSDGNMEDQELNEPQNRVALLKAELHRAGLEPGDTEQVIHHLHRELLEAQEMANTGKQRCLELQALLEEERRSNCQQTEESTKQIQYLQSQLGKLQADMEALREQRESTICTTREELYSAQEEILVLRHAMEAATVEREQDIAALQADLGSVRSELEHWRSTAAKYGEEIGRLQEAFRQQQQHQNTATQLQVECGELQQRCACLQQECDGLRSERTALSDKLLRLETELSSTKEHSQVLSSNLVSLEKREEVLQDKLGSLENQHVQDASRLRTQLDQAQAHTHTLQKEYEDTQSQLLALRQRYERTEKEKLSIHQQLEQCKSSLKLLQDKTGSPSILQPVQAIFIGLVLAVLYWCFGQLW, via the exons ATGCCTTCTGCGCTGGCCGTGTTCGCCTGCCGACCCAACTCGCACCCGTTCCAGGAGCGACACGTGTACCTGGATGAGCCGGTCAAGATTGGCAGGTCCGTGGCTCGGTGTCGTCCAGCCCAGAACAATGCCACCTTTGACTGCAAGGTGCTGTCCAGGAATCATGCACTTGTCTGGTTCGACCACAAAACTGGCAAG TTCTACCTGCAGGACACTAAAAGCAGCAATGGAACCTTCATCAACAGCCAGAGGTTGAGCCGTGGCTCAGAGGAGAGTCCTCCCTGTGAAGTGCTGTCTGGAGACATCATTCAGTTTGGTGTAGACGTTACTGAGAACACACGTAAAG TTACTCATGGCTGCATCGTATCTGCAATCAAACTCTTCTTACCTGATGGAAATGAGGCGCGCAGACGAAGCGA TGTCATCCAGCCTCCCCTGCCACTGCCTATCGACAAG GTTGCTGCAAACACTCCCAGTATGTACTCTCAGGAACTGTTCCAGCTGTCCCAGTACCTGCAG GAAGCCTTACACAgagagcagatgttggagcAGAAGCTAGCGACTCTGCAGCGTCTTTTGGCTAACACTCAGGAGGCCTCAGAGAGCAGCTGGCAG GCCTTGATCGATGAAGACCGTCTGCTTTCCAGACTGGAAGTGATGGGCAGTCAGCTGCAGGCGTATTCTAAG TCCCAAACGGAGGATGGAATTCGTAAAGAACTCTTGGCTCTTCAGGAAGACAAACACAACTATGAGACAACTGCAAAGGAGTCTCTGAGGAGAGTTTTGCAGGAAAAGATTGAGGTGGTCCGAAAGCTTGCTGAGGTGGAG CGGTCTCTCAGCAACACGGAGGATGAGTGCACCCACCTGAAGGAGATGTCTGAAAGGGgccaggaggagctcagggagcTGGCCAACAAATATAATGCTGCAGTCAATGAGATCAAAGAGCTCACCGACAAAATTAAG gcagcagagggCCGGCAGGAGGAGCTGACCCAGCGGGGGGCGAAGGAGAAGAGGGAGTTGGAGTTACGGAttgaggagatggaggaaaaagagcaGGTTCTTCAGGCTCGCATCGAAGCTCTGCAGGCCGACAACGACTTCACCAATGAGCGGCTGGCTGCGCTGCAgg TGCGGttagagcagctgcaggaaaaaagcaTAAAAGAGAACAACAGCCTGG atGACGACATTGTCTCTCACGGAGTTGTAGAGGAGCCTGTGAAGGATGAACAGAGTCTTCAGACCCCTGAGACCCAGagggaggatggtgatgatgaagatgaggacacagacacagatgatgGTGCAGTTGGTCATGATGAAGATATTGATG ACAACTGTCATGTTAACAACAGTGGAGAGGACTCAACTAGAATCCAACACTTTATAGAGTGTTCAT CTGTGAAACAGTTGAAGGAGAGTGTGAGTTCATCGATCCACAAACTGGCCAACTTTGATG aaaTGTTGGACGTACATTTACAGAACAACCAAAGGGCAGAAGACGACATCCTGGGCAGCCCTGATCATCTCCAAG GAACTCAGATTGACGCCAAAGAGTCGGATATGTCAGACACTCTGAGTCCCAGCAAAGACCGCAGCAGTGATGATACATCGG ATGGAAATATGGAGGACCAGGAGCTCAATGAACCACAGAACAGAGTAGCTTTGCTCAAAG CTGAGCTGCACCGGGCCGGTCTTGAGCCGGGAGACAcagagcaggtcatccaccatCTCCatagagaacttctggaggccCAGGAGATGGCCAACACTGGCAAACAGAGATGTCTGGAGTTACAAG CCCTgctagaggaggagaggagaagtaacTGCCAGCAGACTGAAGAGTCCACCAAGCAGATCCAGTACCTGCAGA GTCAGCTCGGAAAGCTGCAGGCGGATATGGAAGCTCtcagggagcagagggagagcacCATCTGCACCACCCGAGAGGAACTTTACTCCGCCCAAGAAGAG ATTCTTGTTTTGCGGCACGCCATGGAGGCTGCCACTGTGGAGCGCGAGCAGGATATAGCCGCCCTGCAGGCTGACCTGGGCTCCGTCAGATCCGAGTTGGAGCACTGGAGGAGCACAGCTGCGAAGTACGGGGAGGAGATAGGTCGTCTGCAGGAGGctttcaggcagcagcagcagcaccagaacacTGCCACCCAGCTGCAGG TGGAGTgtggtgagctgcagcagcggtgTGCCTGCTTGCAGCAGGAATGTGACGGCCTGAGAAGTGAAAGAACGGCTCTTTCAGACAAACTGCTGCGCCTGGAGACTGAACTCAGCAG CACCAAAGAGCACAGTCAAGTCCTCAGCAGCAATTTGGTGTCcctggagaaaagggaggaagtcCTGCAGGACAAGCTGGGTTCTCTAGAAAATCAACACGTGCAGGACGCCAGCAGGTTGAGGACccagctggaccaggctcaggcccacacacacacattacagaaGGAG taTGAAGACACACAGTCACAGCTTTTGGCGCTTCGTCAGCGTTACGAGAGGacggagaaggagaagctgagcatccaccagcagctggaacagtgcaaaagcagcctgaagctgctgcaggacaagaCCGGCTCT CCATCCATATTGCAGCCTGTCCAAGCCATATTCATTGGCCTTGTCCTGGCTGTGCTCTACTGGTGTTTCGGCCAGTTGTGGTAG
- the slmapa gene encoding sarcolemma associated protein a isoform X9, with protein sequence MPSALAVFACRPNSHPFQERHVYLDEPVKIGRSVARCRPAQNNATFDCKVLSRNHALVWFDHKTGKFYLQDTKSSNGTFINSQRLSRGSEESPPCEVLSGDIIQFGVDVTENTRKVTHGCIVSAIKLFLPDGNEARRRSDVIQPPLPLPIDKVAANTPSMYSQELFQLSQYLQEALHREQMLEQKLATLQRLLANTQEASESSWQALIDEDRLLSRLEVMGSQLQAYSKSQTEDGIRKELLALQEDKHNYETTAKESLRRVLQEKIEVVRKLAEVERSLSNTEDECTHLKEMSERGQEELRELANKYNAAVNEIKELTDKIKAAEGRQEELTQRGAKEKRELELRIEEMEEKEQVLQARIEALQADNDFTNERLAALQVRLEQLQEKSIKENNSLAVKQLKESVSSSIHKLANFDEMLDVHLQNNQRAEDDILGSPDHLQGTQIDAKESDMSDTLSPSKDRSSDDTSDGNMEDQELNEPQNRVALLKAELHRAGLEPGDTEQVIHHLHRELLEAQEMANTGKQRCLELQALLEEERRSNCQQTEESTKQIQYLQSQLGKLQADMEALREQRESTICTTREELYSAQEEILVLRHAMEAATVEREQDIAALQADLGSVRSELEHWRSTAAKYGEEIGRLQEAFRQQQQHQNTATQLQVECGELQQRCACLQQECDGLRSERTALSDKLLRLETELSSTKEHSQVLSSNLVSLEKREEVLQDKLGSLENQHVQDASRLRTQLDQAQAHTHTLQKEYEDTQSQLLALRQRYERTEKEKLSIHQQLEQCKSSLKLLQDKTGSSGWSSWMPVIAVMVAVTAAVLYPNFSKSSAT encoded by the exons ATGCCTTCTGCGCTGGCCGTGTTCGCCTGCCGACCCAACTCGCACCCGTTCCAGGAGCGACACGTGTACCTGGATGAGCCGGTCAAGATTGGCAGGTCCGTGGCTCGGTGTCGTCCAGCCCAGAACAATGCCACCTTTGACTGCAAGGTGCTGTCCAGGAATCATGCACTTGTCTGGTTCGACCACAAAACTGGCAAG TTCTACCTGCAGGACACTAAAAGCAGCAATGGAACCTTCATCAACAGCCAGAGGTTGAGCCGTGGCTCAGAGGAGAGTCCTCCCTGTGAAGTGCTGTCTGGAGACATCATTCAGTTTGGTGTAGACGTTACTGAGAACACACGTAAAG TTACTCATGGCTGCATCGTATCTGCAATCAAACTCTTCTTACCTGATGGAAATGAGGCGCGCAGACGAAGCGA TGTCATCCAGCCTCCCCTGCCACTGCCTATCGACAAG GTTGCTGCAAACACTCCCAGTATGTACTCTCAGGAACTGTTCCAGCTGTCCCAGTACCTGCAG GAAGCCTTACACAgagagcagatgttggagcAGAAGCTAGCGACTCTGCAGCGTCTTTTGGCTAACACTCAGGAGGCCTCAGAGAGCAGCTGGCAG GCCTTGATCGATGAAGACCGTCTGCTTTCCAGACTGGAAGTGATGGGCAGTCAGCTGCAGGCGTATTCTAAG TCCCAAACGGAGGATGGAATTCGTAAAGAACTCTTGGCTCTTCAGGAAGACAAACACAACTATGAGACAACTGCAAAGGAGTCTCTGAGGAGAGTTTTGCAGGAAAAGATTGAGGTGGTCCGAAAGCTTGCTGAGGTGGAG CGGTCTCTCAGCAACACGGAGGATGAGTGCACCCACCTGAAGGAGATGTCTGAAAGGGgccaggaggagctcagggagcTGGCCAACAAATATAATGCTGCAGTCAATGAGATCAAAGAGCTCACCGACAAAATTAAG gcagcagagggCCGGCAGGAGGAGCTGACCCAGCGGGGGGCGAAGGAGAAGAGGGAGTTGGAGTTACGGAttgaggagatggaggaaaaagagcaGGTTCTTCAGGCTCGCATCGAAGCTCTGCAGGCCGACAACGACTTCACCAATGAGCGGCTGGCTGCGCTGCAgg TGCGGttagagcagctgcaggaaaaaagcaTAAAAGAGAACAACAGCCTGG CTGTGAAACAGTTGAAGGAGAGTGTGAGTTCATCGATCCACAAACTGGCCAACTTTGATG aaaTGTTGGACGTACATTTACAGAACAACCAAAGGGCAGAAGACGACATCCTGGGCAGCCCTGATCATCTCCAAG GAACTCAGATTGACGCCAAAGAGTCGGATATGTCAGACACTCTGAGTCCCAGCAAAGACCGCAGCAGTGATGATACATCGG ATGGAAATATGGAGGACCAGGAGCTCAATGAACCACAGAACAGAGTAGCTTTGCTCAAAG CTGAGCTGCACCGGGCCGGTCTTGAGCCGGGAGACAcagagcaggtcatccaccatCTCCatagagaacttctggaggccCAGGAGATGGCCAACACTGGCAAACAGAGATGTCTGGAGTTACAAG CCCTgctagaggaggagaggagaagtaacTGCCAGCAGACTGAAGAGTCCACCAAGCAGATCCAGTACCTGCAGA GTCAGCTCGGAAAGCTGCAGGCGGATATGGAAGCTCtcagggagcagagggagagcacCATCTGCACCACCCGAGAGGAACTTTACTCCGCCCAAGAAGAG ATTCTTGTTTTGCGGCACGCCATGGAGGCTGCCACTGTGGAGCGCGAGCAGGATATAGCCGCCCTGCAGGCTGACCTGGGCTCCGTCAGATCCGAGTTGGAGCACTGGAGGAGCACAGCTGCGAAGTACGGGGAGGAGATAGGTCGTCTGCAGGAGGctttcaggcagcagcagcagcaccagaacacTGCCACCCAGCTGCAGG TGGAGTgtggtgagctgcagcagcggtgTGCCTGCTTGCAGCAGGAATGTGACGGCCTGAGAAGTGAAAGAACGGCTCTTTCAGACAAACTGCTGCGCCTGGAGACTGAACTCAGCAG CACCAAAGAGCACAGTCAAGTCCTCAGCAGCAATTTGGTGTCcctggagaaaagggaggaagtcCTGCAGGACAAGCTGGGTTCTCTAGAAAATCAACACGTGCAGGACGCCAGCAGGTTGAGGACccagctggaccaggctcaggcccacacacacacattacagaaGGAG taTGAAGACACACAGTCACAGCTTTTGGCGCTTCGTCAGCGTTACGAGAGGacggagaaggagaagctgagcatccaccagcagctggaacagtgcaaaagcagcctgaagctgctgcaggacaagaCCGGCTCT AGTggctggagctcctggatgcCGGTCATCGCAGTGATGGTCGCCGTGACGGCAGCTGTGCTCTATCCCAACTTCTCCAAGAGCAGCGCCACCtag
- the slmapa gene encoding sarcolemma associated protein a isoform X12 — translation MYSQELFQLSQYLQEALHREQMLEQKLATLQRLLANTQEASESSWQALIDEDRLLSRLEVMGSQLQAYSKSQTEDGIRKELLALQEDKHNYETTAKESLRRVLQEKIEVVRKLAEVERSLSNTEDECTHLKEMSERGQEELRELANKYNAAVNEIKELTDKIKAAEGRQEELTQRGAKEKRELELRIEEMEEKEQVLQARIEALQADNDFTNERLAALQVRLEQLQEKSIKENNSLDDDIVSHGVVEEPVKDEQSLQTPETQREDGDDEDEDTDTDDGAVGHDEDIDDNCHVNNSGEDSTRIQHFIECSSVKQLKESVSSSIHKLANFDEMLDVHLQNNQRAEDDILGSPDHLQGTQIDAKESDMSDTLSPSKDRSSDDTSDGNMEDQELNEPQNRVALLKAELHRAGLEPGDTEQVIHHLHRELLEAQEMANTGKQRCLELQALLEEERRSNCQQTEESTKQIQYLQSQLGKLQADMEALREQRESTICTTREELYSAQEEILVLRHAMEAATVEREQDIAALQADLGSVRSELEHWRSTAAKYGEEIGRLQEAFRQQQQHQNTATQLQVECGELQQRCACLQQECDGLRSERTALSDKLLRLETELSSTKEHSQVLSSNLVSLEKREEVLQDKLGSLENQHVQDASRLRTQLDQAQAHTHTLQKEYEDTQSQLLALRQRYERTEKEKLSIHQQLEQCKSSLKLLQDKTGSSGWSSWMPVIAVMVAVTAAVLYPNFSKSSAT, via the exons ATGTACTCTCAGGAACTGTTCCAGCTGTCCCAGTACCTGCAG GAAGCCTTACACAgagagcagatgttggagcAGAAGCTAGCGACTCTGCAGCGTCTTTTGGCTAACACTCAGGAGGCCTCAGAGAGCAGCTGGCAG GCCTTGATCGATGAAGACCGTCTGCTTTCCAGACTGGAAGTGATGGGCAGTCAGCTGCAGGCGTATTCTAAG TCCCAAACGGAGGATGGAATTCGTAAAGAACTCTTGGCTCTTCAGGAAGACAAACACAACTATGAGACAACTGCAAAGGAGTCTCTGAGGAGAGTTTTGCAGGAAAAGATTGAGGTGGTCCGAAAGCTTGCTGAGGTGGAG CGGTCTCTCAGCAACACGGAGGATGAGTGCACCCACCTGAAGGAGATGTCTGAAAGGGgccaggaggagctcagggagcTGGCCAACAAATATAATGCTGCAGTCAATGAGATCAAAGAGCTCACCGACAAAATTAAG gcagcagagggCCGGCAGGAGGAGCTGACCCAGCGGGGGGCGAAGGAGAAGAGGGAGTTGGAGTTACGGAttgaggagatggaggaaaaagagcaGGTTCTTCAGGCTCGCATCGAAGCTCTGCAGGCCGACAACGACTTCACCAATGAGCGGCTGGCTGCGCTGCAgg TGCGGttagagcagctgcaggaaaaaagcaTAAAAGAGAACAACAGCCTGG atGACGACATTGTCTCTCACGGAGTTGTAGAGGAGCCTGTGAAGGATGAACAGAGTCTTCAGACCCCTGAGACCCAGagggaggatggtgatgatgaagatgaggacacagacacagatgatgGTGCAGTTGGTCATGATGAAGATATTGATG ACAACTGTCATGTTAACAACAGTGGAGAGGACTCAACTAGAATCCAACACTTTATAGAGTGTTCAT CTGTGAAACAGTTGAAGGAGAGTGTGAGTTCATCGATCCACAAACTGGCCAACTTTGATG aaaTGTTGGACGTACATTTACAGAACAACCAAAGGGCAGAAGACGACATCCTGGGCAGCCCTGATCATCTCCAAG GAACTCAGATTGACGCCAAAGAGTCGGATATGTCAGACACTCTGAGTCCCAGCAAAGACCGCAGCAGTGATGATACATCGG ATGGAAATATGGAGGACCAGGAGCTCAATGAACCACAGAACAGAGTAGCTTTGCTCAAAG CTGAGCTGCACCGGGCCGGTCTTGAGCCGGGAGACAcagagcaggtcatccaccatCTCCatagagaacttctggaggccCAGGAGATGGCCAACACTGGCAAACAGAGATGTCTGGAGTTACAAG CCCTgctagaggaggagaggagaagtaacTGCCAGCAGACTGAAGAGTCCACCAAGCAGATCCAGTACCTGCAGA GTCAGCTCGGAAAGCTGCAGGCGGATATGGAAGCTCtcagggagcagagggagagcacCATCTGCACCACCCGAGAGGAACTTTACTCCGCCCAAGAAGAG ATTCTTGTTTTGCGGCACGCCATGGAGGCTGCCACTGTGGAGCGCGAGCAGGATATAGCCGCCCTGCAGGCTGACCTGGGCTCCGTCAGATCCGAGTTGGAGCACTGGAGGAGCACAGCTGCGAAGTACGGGGAGGAGATAGGTCGTCTGCAGGAGGctttcaggcagcagcagcagcaccagaacacTGCCACCCAGCTGCAGG TGGAGTgtggtgagctgcagcagcggtgTGCCTGCTTGCAGCAGGAATGTGACGGCCTGAGAAGTGAAAGAACGGCTCTTTCAGACAAACTGCTGCGCCTGGAGACTGAACTCAGCAG CACCAAAGAGCACAGTCAAGTCCTCAGCAGCAATTTGGTGTCcctggagaaaagggaggaagtcCTGCAGGACAAGCTGGGTTCTCTAGAAAATCAACACGTGCAGGACGCCAGCAGGTTGAGGACccagctggaccaggctcaggcccacacacacacattacagaaGGAG taTGAAGACACACAGTCACAGCTTTTGGCGCTTCGTCAGCGTTACGAGAGGacggagaaggagaagctgagcatccaccagcagctggaacagtgcaaaagcagcctgaagctgctgcaggacaagaCCGGCTCT AGTggctggagctcctggatgcCGGTCATCGCAGTGATGGTCGCCGTGACGGCAGCTGTGCTCTATCCCAACTTCTCCAAGAGCAGCGCCACCtag